The following are encoded in a window of Manihot esculenta cultivar AM560-2 chromosome 8, M.esculenta_v8, whole genome shotgun sequence genomic DNA:
- the LOC110621352 gene encoding uncharacterized protein LOC110621352: protein MSLSIPMQLSFSKTLSSHHPLFCSRFSHLSLHTSPVPRKTTIIRMGGGPRTYPGGVSKWQWKRMQAKKAKQLLKARLCRERQIYEMRKRSELKAAVSELERPWEVVERAPTLFSVSADEQVKVLADRFQKPGGFDLWSERDGPQLFETPDGIPSARFFPKGVVHSVRPYGKIAGNGDGDREEEDSALESEGENENGNKDRYGMTMAKNGYKSNAVSVNGKFRRGGLNNGRKKDYMDSLAREDKSDSESGYNKNSAGKWGMDKNSRSRNGGEIRKQGNRSRFRSGLGSLDSGQVGLGRKQRGGGDFKNSRSKIDGRINGSNDFGNRRYSKSEVLDMNLQQDGSYGFQSKNRQIES from the coding sequence ATGTCTCTATCAATTCCGATGCAGCTCTCCTTCTCTAAAACCTTATCTTCCCATCACCCACTCTTCTGCTCTCGGTTTTCCCACCTCTCCCTCCATACCTCACCCGTTCCCCGCAAAACCACTATAATTCGCATGGGCGGCGGGCCCAGAACCTACCCAGGCGGAGTATCCAAGTGGCAATGGAAGCGGATGCAGGCGAAGAAAGCTAAACAGCTTCTAAAAGCTCGGCTCTGTCGCGAGAGACAAATTTACGAAATGCGAAAGAGATCTGAGCTGAAAGCGGCGGTTTCGGAGCTCGAGCGCCCCTGGGAGGTGGTTGAGAGAGCACCGACGTTGTTCTCTGTTAGTGCGGATGAGCAAGTGAAGGTATTGGCTGATCGGTTTCAGAAACCTGGTGGGTTCGATTTGTGGTCGGAGAGGGATGGGCCTCAGTTGTTTGAGACCCCCGATGGGATCCCCTCCGCAAGATTTTTCCCGAAAGGTGTTGTTCATAGTGTCAGACCTTACGGTAAGATTGCTGGGAATGGTGATGGTGATCGTGAAGAAGAGGATTCTGCATTGGAAAGTGAAGGTGAAAATGAGAATGGAAATAAAGATAGATATGGTATGACAATGGCAAAAAATGGGTACAAGAGTAATGCTGTATCAGTTAATGGGAAATTTAGGAGGGGTGGTCTGAACAATGGAAGGAAGAAGGACTATATGGATTCTTTGGCAAGGGAAGATAAATCAGATTCAGAGAGTGGATATAACAAGAATTCTGCTGGAAAATGGGGCATGGATAAGAATTCTAGAAGTAGAAATGGTGGTGAAATTAGGAAGCAGGGCAACAGAAGTAGATTCAGGAGTGGTTTAGGCTCATTAGATTCAGGGCAAGTTGGTTTAGGTAGAAAGCAAAGAGGAGGTGGTGATTTCAAGAATAGTAGGAGTAAGATTGATGGTAGGATTAATGGGAGTAATGATTTTGGAAATCGTAGATATTCCAAGTCTGAAGTTCTGGATATGAATTTACAACAGGATGGGAGTTATGGGTTCCAATCCAAAAACAGGCAGATTGAGTCTTAA